A window of Proteus columbae contains these coding sequences:
- the cyoA gene encoding cytochrome o ubiquinol oxidase subunit II: MRLMKYIKSIGTLSLLVAALLLSGCDMALMNPKGAIGAEQKTLILIALGLMLIVVIPVILMVIVFAFRYRESNTKATYRPNWAHSNKIELVVWTVPIIIIVILATITWKTTHELDPYKPLESTEKPVTIEVVSMDWKWLFIYPEQGIATVNELAFPTNVPVNFKITSDSVMNSFFIPRLGGQIYAMAGMQTKLHLIANEPGEYQGMSASYSGHGFSDMKFTAIATPDRAGFDAWVEKVKQSSDTLNTTAAFNELAKPSQKNPVTYYSSVKPMLFQETISKFGHTGHGAHTSGNQTAHADATMNMNMSHAAHAGAEE, encoded by the coding sequence ATGAGACTTATGAAATACATAAAAAGTATTGGGACACTTTCGCTATTAGTTGCAGCTCTTCTATTAAGTGGCTGTGATATGGCGTTAATGAATCCCAAAGGCGCTATCGGCGCTGAGCAAAAAACATTAATCCTCATTGCGCTTGGTTTAATGTTAATTGTTGTGATACCGGTAATACTGATGGTGATTGTTTTCGCTTTTCGCTACCGTGAATCTAATACTAAAGCCACCTATCGCCCAAACTGGGCTCACTCAAATAAAATTGAACTTGTCGTTTGGACTGTGCCAATTATCATTATTGTGATTTTGGCAACGATTACATGGAAAACAACCCATGAGCTTGATCCTTACAAACCATTAGAGTCCACAGAAAAACCTGTCACCATTGAAGTTGTTTCAATGGATTGGAAATGGTTATTTATCTATCCAGAACAAGGTATTGCAACAGTTAATGAACTGGCTTTCCCTACTAATGTTCCTGTTAATTTCAAAATCACTTCTGACTCTGTCATGAACTCATTCTTTATCCCTCGCTTAGGTGGACAAATCTATGCGATGGCAGGAATGCAGACTAAATTACACTTAATTGCTAATGAACCTGGTGAATATCAAGGTATGTCAGCTAGTTATAGTGGACACGGTTTCTCTGATATGAAATTTACAGCGATTGCGACACCTGATCGTGCCGGTTTCGATGCGTGGGTTGAAAAAGTCAAACAATCGTCAGATACGTTAAATACGACCGCTGCATTTAATGAACTTGCTAAACCAAGCCAGAAAAATCCAGTGACCTACTATTCAAGCGTGAAGCCAATGTTATTCCAAGAGACCATTTCTAAATTTGGTCACACAGGTCATGGCGCTCACACCAGTGGCAATCAGACAGCACATGCTGATGCAACAATGAATATGAACATGAGCCATGCGGCGCATGCAGGAGCAGAGGAATAA
- a CDS encoding outer membrane protein OmpK, whose translation MRLIMIKKTFLLTIASTLSLSAQASYLGGFANTSINYLDWTSHTTHKTGESSHKDDFAYLELEGGANFSWGEFYGFFDLENPLNPRKTQPGDNQRYTVKATSRIYLGESPFNLYGHVYGTWSLPGKENGGNFHEVNTLYGLGYNTQIDNLWFKPFVALHYVDQTYYSGNNGYVVGWVAGYDFSIRDQKLSISNWHEMEFSRHKRYGNGGQNGFNGALAFWWHPTTSITTGIQYRYAYKKLGEDFLQDGIVYSLKYNF comes from the coding sequence TTGAGATTAATCATGATAAAAAAAACATTTTTATTAACCATCGCAAGTACACTTTCTTTATCAGCTCAAGCTAGCTATTTAGGTGGATTCGCTAATACCAGCATCAATTATCTTGATTGGACTTCTCATACAACACACAAAACAGGGGAATCTTCTCATAAAGATGATTTTGCCTATTTAGAACTTGAAGGTGGTGCCAATTTTTCATGGGGCGAGTTTTATGGCTTCTTTGATCTAGAAAACCCACTTAATCCTCGGAAAACACAACCGGGTGATAATCAACGTTATACCGTTAAAGCAACAAGCCGTATTTATTTAGGTGAAAGTCCTTTTAATTTATACGGGCATGTTTACGGCACATGGTCACTTCCAGGAAAAGAAAACGGTGGCAACTTCCATGAAGTTAATACGCTTTACGGTCTAGGCTATAACACACAAATTGATAATTTATGGTTTAAACCATTCGTTGCGCTTCATTATGTCGATCAAACTTATTATTCAGGAAATAATGGCTACGTCGTTGGTTGGGTTGCTGGATATGATTTTTCCATTAGAGATCAGAAACTTAGCATTAGCAATTGGCATGAAATGGAATTTAGTCGTCATAAGCGTTACGGCAATGGCGGGCAAAATGGGTTCAATGGCGCTTTAGCTTTTTGGTGGCATCCAACGACCTCTATTACTACGGGTATTCAATATCGTTATGCTTATAAAAAGCTAGGCGAAGATTTTCTGCAAGATGGCATTGTATATAGCTTGAAGTATAATTTTTGA
- the dbpA gene encoding ATP-dependent RNA helicase DbpA gives MTSFAELNALPAEQLANLNELGYLTMTPVQEAALPAILEGKDVRAQAKTGSGKTAAFGLGLLQHIDAKQFNTQSLILCPTRELADQVANELRRLARYLPNIKVLTLCGGVPFSIQRDSLIHAAHIIVATPGRLLDHLKKETVTLDDVKTLVLDEADRMLDMGFFDDINDIISRMPTERQTLLFSATWPNEIAAISRKIQQNPVTIEINSVDELPAVEQQFYEISRHGKIGLLQKLLSREQPASCVVFCNTKRDCQDVYETLTESNQSVLALHGDMEQRERDQTLIRFANGSCRVLVATDVAARGLDIKALEMVINYELSWDPEVHVHRIGRTARAGESGLAISFCAPEEIQRANALEEMLHMKINWLPVPTGLQITPLEATMATLCIDGGKKAKMRPGDILGALTGDMGFNGADIGKIMINPTHAYVAVKQSIAKQVWKQLQQGKIKGKAVKVRLFR, from the coding sequence GTGACCTCATTTGCTGAACTTAACGCACTTCCTGCTGAACAACTCGCTAACCTTAATGAATTGGGTTATCTCACTATGACTCCAGTTCAAGAAGCCGCTTTGCCCGCTATTCTTGAAGGAAAAGACGTTCGCGCTCAAGCAAAAACAGGCAGCGGTAAAACAGCTGCTTTTGGTTTGGGGCTTTTGCAACACATTGATGCAAAACAGTTTAATACTCAATCACTTATTTTATGTCCAACGCGAGAACTTGCTGATCAAGTTGCAAATGAATTACGTCGCCTTGCTCGTTACCTTCCAAATATCAAAGTATTAACGCTGTGTGGTGGCGTTCCATTTAGTATCCAGCGTGATTCATTAATACATGCTGCACATATTATTGTTGCAACACCAGGTAGATTGCTTGATCACCTAAAAAAAGAGACTGTCACTTTAGATGATGTGAAAACATTGGTATTAGATGAAGCAGACAGAATGTTGGATATGGGATTTTTTGATGATATCAACGATATTATTTCTCGTATGCCAACGGAACGTCAAACGTTACTCTTTTCTGCAACTTGGCCAAATGAGATCGCAGCAATTAGCCGTAAAATTCAGCAAAATCCAGTAACTATTGAAATAAACTCTGTTGATGAACTTCCTGCTGTTGAGCAGCAGTTTTATGAAATATCTCGTCATGGAAAAATAGGATTGCTGCAAAAGCTGTTAAGTCGTGAGCAGCCTGCCTCTTGCGTTGTATTTTGTAACACAAAGCGAGATTGCCAAGATGTGTATGAAACACTGACAGAAAGCAACCAAAGTGTGCTTGCTTTACATGGCGATATGGAACAAAGAGAGCGTGACCAAACGCTGATTCGCTTTGCTAATGGGAGTTGTCGTGTATTAGTAGCAACAGATGTTGCAGCTCGTGGACTTGATATTAAAGCGTTAGAAATGGTGATTAACTACGAATTGTCGTGGGATCCTGAAGTGCATGTTCACCGAATTGGCCGTACAGCCAGAGCGGGTGAAAGTGGATTGGCGATTAGCTTTTGTGCACCAGAAGAAATTCAGCGTGCTAACGCTTTAGAAGAGATGCTTCATATGAAGATAAATTGGCTACCAGTACCTACTGGGCTACAAATTACGCCTCTTGAAGCAACAATGGCAACATTATGTATTGATGGTGGTAAAAAAGCCAAAATGCGCCCAGGTGATATTTTAGGCGCATTAACGGGTGATATGGGTTTCAATGGTGCCGATATTGGTAAAATTATGATCAATCCAACACATGCTTATGTTGCTGTGAAACAATCTATTGCAAAACAAGTCTGGAAACAGCTGCAACAAGGTAAAATCAAAGGTAAGGCAGTAAAAGTAAGATTGTTTAGATAA
- the ampG gene encoding muropeptide MFS transporter AmpG produces MVQPTFKQTTWYKSFILLLLGFTSGLPLALTAGTLQAWMTVEDIDLKTIGFFSLVGQAYVFKFLWSPFMDRYTPSFLGRRRGWMLLTQIGLVLGIAGMGFLNPNDHLWWLASLAVIVAFCSASQDIVFDAYKTDILKADERGTGAAVSVLGYRIAMLVSGGMALWLADKYIGWQNMYWLMAALMGIGIIATLLAQEPETTVKPPRTLYEAVIEPLYEFFSRNNAWLILLLIVLYKMGDAFALSLSTTFLIRGAGFDAGEVGLVNKTLGLAATIVGALLGGLLMRRWSLFKALMIFGILQGGSNIGYWYLAISEQSIYSMGAVVAFENICGGMGTAAFVALLMTLCHLSFSATQFALLSALSAIGRVYVGPVAGWYVESHGWEAFYLFSIVASVPGLILLLISKNTLIYTQKTGEFLRRTLFIKQYRFAIYGLMLTVLFFLCSLILVITNSLPTLEMFQSVNFIQSIDTDRLSSWASTLFLYGVIVGAVSLVFGTILDYLALKKTTH; encoded by the coding sequence ATGGTTCAGCCCACCTTCAAACAAACCACTTGGTATAAATCATTTATTCTTCTATTACTTGGCTTTACTTCTGGATTACCTCTGGCACTCACAGCGGGTACATTACAAGCTTGGATGACAGTAGAAGATATCGATTTAAAAACCATTGGTTTTTTCTCATTGGTGGGACAAGCCTATGTTTTTAAATTCCTCTGGTCACCCTTTATGGATCGCTATACCCCTTCTTTTCTTGGTCGACGCCGAGGATGGATGTTGCTCACTCAAATAGGGTTAGTACTTGGTATTGCAGGGATGGGCTTTTTAAATCCTAACGACCATTTATGGTGGCTTGCCTCTTTAGCTGTCATTGTTGCCTTTTGTTCCGCTTCACAAGACATTGTTTTTGATGCCTATAAAACCGATATTTTAAAAGCCGATGAGCGTGGTACTGGTGCTGCAGTTTCTGTATTAGGCTATCGCATAGCAATGCTTGTTTCTGGAGGAATGGCGCTTTGGTTAGCGGATAAATATATTGGCTGGCAAAACATGTACTGGTTAATGGCTGCCTTAATGGGTATTGGTATTATTGCCACATTACTTGCCCAAGAGCCAGAAACCACCGTAAAGCCACCACGTACACTCTATGAAGCTGTTATTGAGCCTTTATATGAGTTCTTCTCTCGTAATAATGCTTGGCTAATTTTACTGCTTATTGTGCTGTATAAAATGGGTGATGCCTTTGCCCTAAGTTTAAGTACTACTTTTCTGATCCGCGGTGCTGGATTTGATGCTGGTGAAGTAGGATTAGTGAATAAAACACTTGGGCTTGCCGCCACGATTGTTGGGGCATTACTAGGTGGTTTATTAATGCGCCGTTGGAGTTTATTTAAAGCACTGATGATTTTTGGTATTTTGCAAGGCGGTTCAAATATCGGTTATTGGTATTTAGCTATTTCTGAGCAAAGTATTTATAGCATGGGTGCAGTAGTTGCATTTGAAAATATCTGTGGCGGTATGGGAACAGCAGCATTTGTTGCCCTCTTAATGACACTTTGTCATCTCTCCTTTTCAGCAACACAATTTGCGTTACTCTCGGCTCTCTCTGCAATTGGTCGTGTTTATGTTGGCCCAGTTGCAGGCTGGTATGTTGAAAGCCATGGTTGGGAAGCATTTTACCTTTTTTCTATTGTTGCTTCTGTACCCGGTCTTATCTTGCTGTTGATTTCGAAAAACACACTTATTTATACGCAAAAAACAGGTGAATTCCTTAGAAGAACTTTGTTTATTAAACAATACCGTTTTGCTATTTATGGTTTGATGCTGACTGTTCTTTTCTTTCTTTGTAGTTTAATTCTTGTGATCACAAATTCACTACCAACTTTAGAAATGTTCCAGTCTGTCAATTTTATTCAATCAATAGATACTGATAGATTAAGTTCTTGGGCTTCAACACTCTTTTTATATGGTGTTATTGTTGGTGCGGTAAGCCTTGTCTTTGGCACAATCCTAGATTATTTAGCCCTTAAGAAAACAACACACTAA
- a CDS encoding YajG family lipoprotein codes for MIKNLLCAVFALTLLSGCATPSNKLSIEPTMSVPAADPTMRPISLNISSQDKRASKNLAEINRNGKLDILVPSRDIAFLMQEVLQKQMAARGFMIGSPASADVIIVINKLSADVGEGSVRHNISAKADISVIVTLPNGSSNTKTFRTSYNVQGPFGATNEKIAAAINNVLSELVSDMAKDASVSQFIKSNAR; via the coding sequence ATGATTAAAAATTTACTCTGTGCTGTTTTTGCATTAACACTGCTTTCAGGTTGTGCAACTCCTAGTAACAAATTATCTATTGAGCCCACGATGTCAGTTCCTGCGGCTGATCCAACGATGCGCCCTATTTCACTGAATATTTCTAGCCAAGACAAACGTGCATCAAAAAATCTAGCGGAAATCAACCGTAACGGTAAATTAGATATCCTTGTTCCATCTCGTGACATTGCATTTTTAATGCAAGAAGTTCTACAAAAGCAAATGGCAGCGCGTGGTTTTATGATAGGTTCTCCTGCTTCTGCTGATGTGATTATTGTCATCAATAAACTCAGTGCAGATGTGGGTGAAGGAAGTGTTCGTCATAATATCAGTGCAAAAGCGGATATTTCAGTTATCGTCACCTTACCGAATGGCAGTTCTAATACCAAAACATTCCGTACTAGCTACAATGTTCAAGGTCCATTTGGTGCAACTAATGAGAAAATTGCCGCCGCGATTAACAATGTCTTAAGTGAACTCGTTAGCGATATGGCAAAAGACGCTTCAGTCAGTCAATTTATCAAATCTAACGCCCGTTAA
- the bolA gene encoding transcriptional regulator BolA: MIRDDIENKLISRFSPHFLQVINESHRHNVPEGSESHFKVIIVCDDFNEKRSVSRHRDVYQTLAHEMENGVHALALHTFTLSEWNEQQDKALRSPGCRGGSQED; encoded by the coding sequence ATGATCCGTGATGATATTGAGAATAAGCTGATTTCACGCTTTTCACCGCATTTTTTACAAGTAATAAACGAAAGCCATCGCCATAATGTGCCCGAAGGCTCTGAAAGCCACTTTAAAGTCATTATCGTTTGTGATGATTTTAATGAGAAACGTAGTGTTTCGCGCCATCGTGATGTGTACCAAACATTAGCTCATGAAATGGAAAATGGTGTTCATGCATTAGCATTACACACTTTTACTTTGAGCGAATGGAATGAACAGCAGGATAAAGCATTGCGCTCTCCTGGGTGTCGTGGCGGAAGCCAAGAAGATTAA
- the tig gene encoding trigger factor: MQVSVETTQGLGRRVTITVPAADIQTAVDSELKKAAKTVRIDGFRKGHVPMSMVKQRYGMSVLNDVLGDLMQRNFINAIIENKVNPVGAPDYKPEQYKEGEDFVYSVEFEVFPEIELKDLESIEVVKPVVTVKDEDVDNMLETLRKQQAEWKDKDGEVAAEDRVTVDFNGSIDGEEFEGGKAEDFVLAMGQGRMIPGFEEGVIGHKAGEEFTIDVTFPEDYHAENLKGKKAQFAINLKKVEERELPELTEEFIKRFGIADGSVDGLRAEVRKNMERELKNAIRTRVKSQVIDGLVKANEVDVPAAAVDSEIEVLQRQAAQRFGGDEKQALQLPRELFEEQAKRRVIVGLLLGEVINSNELKAEDDRVNALIDEMASAYEDPSEVVEFYNKNEQLMNNIRNLALEEQAVEKILANAKVTEKETNFTELMNEVQMG, translated from the coding sequence ATGCAAGTTTCTGTTGAAACGACTCAAGGCCTAGGGCGTCGTGTCACAATCACCGTACCAGCCGCTGATATCCAAACTGCTGTAGACAGTGAACTGAAAAAAGCTGCTAAAACTGTTCGCATTGATGGTTTCCGTAAAGGTCACGTTCCAATGTCAATGGTTAAACAGCGTTACGGTATGTCAGTGCTGAATGATGTTCTGGGTGATCTGATGCAGCGTAATTTCATTAACGCTATCATCGAAAATAAAGTAAACCCAGTTGGCGCGCCTGACTACAAACCAGAGCAATACAAAGAAGGTGAAGACTTTGTTTACTCTGTAGAATTCGAAGTTTTCCCAGAAATCGAACTGAAAGATCTGGAAAGCATTGAAGTTGTAAAACCTGTTGTTACTGTTAAAGACGAAGACGTTGATAACATGTTAGAAACACTGCGTAAGCAACAAGCAGAGTGGAAAGACAAAGACGGCGAAGTTGCAGCAGAAGATCGCGTAACTGTTGATTTCAACGGTTCTATTGACGGTGAAGAATTTGAAGGCGGAAAAGCTGAAGATTTCGTACTGGCAATGGGTCAAGGTCGTATGATCCCAGGTTTCGAAGAAGGCGTTATCGGTCATAAGGCTGGCGAAGAATTCACAATTGATGTGACTTTCCCAGAAGATTACCACGCTGAAAACCTGAAAGGTAAAAAAGCACAATTCGCTATCAACCTGAAAAAAGTTGAAGAGCGTGAACTGCCAGAATTAACTGAAGAGTTCATCAAGCGTTTTGGTATTGCTGATGGTTCTGTTGATGGTTTACGTGCTGAAGTACGTAAAAACATGGAACGTGAACTGAAAAATGCAATCCGTACTCGTGTTAAATCACAAGTTATCGATGGCTTAGTTAAAGCAAACGAAGTTGACGTACCAGCAGCCGCTGTTGACAGTGAAATCGAAGTTCTGCAGCGTCAAGCAGCTCAACGTTTTGGTGGCGACGAGAAACAAGCACTGCAATTGCCTCGTGAACTGTTCGAAGAACAAGCTAAACGTCGTGTAATCGTTGGATTACTGTTAGGTGAAGTGATCAATAGTAATGAACTGAAAGCAGAAGACGACCGTGTGAATGCACTGATCGACGAAATGGCTTCAGCTTATGAAGATCCATCAGAAGTTGTTGAGTTCTACAACAAGAACGAGCAACTGATGAATAACATCCGTAATCTTGCGTTAGAAGAGCAAGCGGTAGAAAAAATCTTAGCAAATGCTAAAGTAACTGAAAAAGAAACTAACTTCACTGAACTGATGAACGAAGTTCAAATGGGTTAA